CGCAATTCACCTCCAGCTCGTAAGAGCCCGACCGAAACGCCAGGGTCTTCACCACCTCCACACCGCCCTCCGCATACTGGAAACGGAGACGTCCCGATGTGGCTCCGCCGCCGCTCAGATCGACCGTCATCGGGGATTGGCTGGAAAATAGCGCGGTTGGGAGAAGGGCCGAGACCTCGGGCGCATTATCGACCATCAAGGCCATTGGAAATACGGCCTGCGGTGAATCGGACGTGTCGATCAGATTCAAGGGGTCGCCATTGGCGTCAAGGTAGCGCTTCAGCACCCACTCCTTCACTACAGCTCCCCGGTTGGAAATTGACAGCTTGTACAAATCGGTTTCCACCGAGTACACCTGCTCCTTGACGGCTTTCCGGGTCCTGGAAACGCCCGGTTCCGACCTTTCCCGGGGCATCCGGGGAATGGCCGCCGCCGGTGCCGGCTCGGGTTCCGGCGCAGGACTTGCCGGCTCTACATCCGCATCCGCGGTTGGCCCAGAGGGTTCGGGTTGGAAGTGGGGCTCCAGAAAGTAGCGGGACGCCAGCAGAACGAGGAAGGAAAGAGCAATAGCTAAGAGAAAGTCTCTGTTCATCGGCGATCCGACTATTCAAGCGGGTCGTAGCCGCCTCGGTGAAGCGGATGGCACCGCGCGATTCGCCTCATAGCGAGGAGTGTCCCTCTCAAGAGACCATATCTACTGATGGCTTGATAGGAATATTCCGAGCAGGATGGCCAGAACCGGCAAGCTGGAGGTAGAAGCGGCGAAACAAACTGCTTGTAACAGCAAATGATGCTGAGTACGCCTCTCTTGAGGAGTTCCAAGGGTCCTCGTCAAATGTCCCAGAAGACGATGCACTTCAGAAAAGATCAATCGAGATCCCACCGATGCTGCCGCAGGCCTCGGATGTACGACCACATCCACACCACATTCGGCCAAGCGGGCCCCATTGAGTCGTATCGCCTCTCTGATACGACGCCTTAGCAGGTTCCTCCTGACCGCTTTACCCAGCTTGCGGCCGACCGAGACGCCAAAGCGGGGACGTCGAATGCCGTTCCTCAAATAGAACAGTTGAATCTGCCGGCCGCGCAGCGCCTTACCGCCGGCATAAACCCGCCGGTATTGTTCAGCGGTCAACAGGCGACTCGATTTTGGAAAACTGCAGTCCAAAGCCCTACGAGATCAGGGGGTCAAACGCTTGCGGCCCTTGGCACGACGGCGTTTGATGATAAGCCGCCCCGACCTGGTCCTCATTCGAGCCCTGAAGCCGTGGGTCTTGGCGCGCTTGCGATTGTTGGGACGAAAAGTCGGCCTCATAGGCACCCCGAAGGATCGTCTCTGGTGCTCCTGTCCAAGGCCAGTTCTTATAGCACAGGCCTTTTTGGACTGTCAATCCAACCGGCAGGAACCGCGCACCCCCAAGGGATCCTTTTGAGTTGAACCTCTGCCCCCTGCTATGGTATCGTTTACGGGTTTTCAACATCCTCTTTTTTAATCTTTATTTGCCTGTTTAAACCCTTTTCTATTACATTTTACGAAAACACTCTCTCCCTGAAGCTCTGGCAAGAAGCGGCAAGCCCTCTCCCTATGAATGCTTGGCAACAGATCTTGAAGTGCGTCGAAAACAAACTCAACAGACAGACCTACACGACCTGGTTCAAGCCCACCCAGTTCCAGAGTTTGCAGGCTGACAACACCCTCCACGTGACCGTCCCCAACCTGACGTTCGAAAGCTGGATCGTGGAGCACTTCTCCGAAATCCTCGACGACGCGGTTCGCGAGTCACACTTTGAAGACCTCAAAATTCGCTTCCACGCCAAGATCGCCGACCACCCCGAGCCCGCTCAGAAAAATATTCCGTACCAACGGGAACTCGACTTCACCGCCGATGAGAACCTGCTGAATCCCAAGTACACCTTCGATCGGTTTGTGGTCGCCTCCTGCAACCAGTTCGCCCATGCCGCCGCCCTGGCCGTCGCCGAGGCTCCGAGCCGGATCTATAACCCGCTGTTCATCTACGGCGGTGCGGGCCTGGGAAAGACCCATCTGATGCAGGCTGTTGGTCACAAGGTCCGGTCCATCTCCAAAGCAGCTCGTTTGAGCTACGTATCATCGGAAAAATTCACCAACGAGGTGGTCAACGCCATTCGCTACGATAAGACCTTGGCTTTGCGGGAAAAATACAGGAACGTCGACGTGCTTCTCGTCGACGACATTCATTTCATCTCCGGTAAGCAGGCGACTCAGCAGGAATTCTTCCATACGTTCAACACCCTTTACGATGCCCAAAAGCAGATTGTCCTCTCCAGCGACCTTCTCCCAAAAGAGATTCCCGATATTCAGAACCGCCTGACGTCGCGCCTTGAGTGGGGTTTGATTGCCGACATTCAAATGCCCGATCTGGAAACCAAGGTCGCGATCTTGAAAAAAAAGGCCGAGTTTGAAAATTGTGAACTCCCCGACAACGTGGCCTTTTTCATTGCCAGCAAGATTGAGTCGAACATCAGGGAACTGGAGGGATCCCTGAACCGGTTGATCGCCTTCTGTTCCCTGACCGGAGAGCCCATCTCTCTTGGAATGGCTCAGCGGGTCCTGAAGAATACGCTGAAGACCCGAGAGAGAAACGTCTCCATCGAGCGCATTCAAAAGGTCGTCGCCGACTACTTCAGTGTCAAGGTTTCAGCTCTGAAGGCAAGGAGCAACTCGAAAGCCATCACCCAACCGCGACAGATCGGGATGTACCTCTGCAGAAACCTGACCTCCGCCTCCCTGCCCGAGGTCGGTCGGGCCTTCGGCGGCAAGCACCACACGACCGTCATGCACTCCATCAGGAAGGTGGAGACCAAGCGTTCCAACGAAAAAGATTTCAACAACCTGATCGACATGTTTCTGGAGTCATTGGAATGAGTCAGCGCGTTTTCCACAAGGAGCACCGGGAAGAACCCTGTGGAAATTGTGTGGATTTCTTCGGCAGTTCTTTTTTCCGCACGTTTTCCACGCGGTTCTCCTTAGGTTTTTGCACAGGGTTTGTCGTTGAAAAGGCATGACATCGGGGACTTTTCCTCGTTTTCAACAGCGTTACCAACACTACGAATAGTTATTACTGAAACTAAATCTCATGGAATTTACAGTTAGAAAATTTGACATTCTGCAAGAGGTCGGATTGACCCAGGGAGCTGTCGAGAAAAAGACGACGATTCCCATTCTGGCCAATCTGCTGCTGGATGCCGGTTCGGGCGAAATAAACCTTGCAGCTACCAACCTGGATCTGGGAATCAAGAGTTCTTGTGTGGCAAAGGTTGAAGAACCCGGCGCCGTCACCACGCCAGCCAAGAATTTCCTGGATATCCTTCGGTCCCTTCCCGATGAGGAAGTCCGGATCAAGAAGCTGGAAAACAACTGGTTGCGGATCGAGTGTTCTTCGGCCTCATTCAAGCTGGTAGGACTGCCGACCGACAATTTTCCTACACTACCTGCGTTTGAGACGGCTTTGGTGGAGATTTCCGCCAGGGACTTGCTCGGTCTGATCAACAAGACTATCTTTTCGGTAGCTGAGGAAGAAGTCCGGTTTGCTCTCAACGGAGCGCTCCTTCTGGTCAAGCCCTTGAGCCTGACCATGGTTGCGACGGACGGTCACCGATTGGCACACGTGGAGAGGCCGGCCAAATTTGAGAACTTATCCACCGAAATCAGTGCCTTGATACCGAAGAAAGCCCTGGCGGAGTTGCAACGGCTGCTGTCGGAAGCGGGCGAAAAGGATACGGTGAGCTTTGGCCAGGACGAGACCCACCTGTTCTTTCAAATGGGCAAGCGTTTGCTGGTGTCCCGAATGGTGACGGGACAATTCCCCAATTATGAGGCGGTGCTTCCCAAAGAGAACCATCGGAGCGTCGTGTTGGACCGTGAGGAATTGGCCACTGCCATCAGGAGGGTGTCGCTATTGGCTGACAACAAATCTCACACGGTCCAAATTGTATTGGACAACAACAAGCTGGAGATTCGATCGAGCAACTCCGAACTCGGAGAAGCCAGGGATGAGCTGGATACCGATTATTCCGCCGGAAAGATCGACATCGGATTCAACTGCCAGTACCTTCTGGATTTTCTCGCAGCTACCGAGGATTCCTCCGTAAGCTTCGATTTCAAGGATGATGAAAGCGCGGGACAACTCCGTCCCGCCAGCGCGGAGGACTATCGCTATCGTTATGTGGTCATGCCAATGAGGGTCTAACCCGTGTTTACCGCCGGGTCGGAATGATTCTCTCTCAGTTGTCAGTCAGGTTTTTTCGGAACTTCACGGAATGCCGCCTCGGTTTCTCCAAGGGAGCCAACTGGATCCTTGGGAGCAACGGCCATGGCAAGACCAATCTTTTGGAAGCCATCCATGTCCTGGCTTTGAGTCGGTCTTTCCGGACTCACCAATCCAGCGACCTGATTCAGTGGGAATCCGGGCAGTCCTACCTGGGGGGCGAGGTTAGAAGTCGGGACAGCGACTACTGGCTTTCTGTCGAGCAAAAACCGCTTTCGCGCAGGTATTGCGTCAACCGGTCTCGGGTGGATCTCCTGGAGTATGTCGGCCGCCTGAGCGTCGTCGTTTTTTCCACCGCCCAGGTAGAGCAGTTCAAGTCTGGCGATGCCAGCCGACGCCGCTTGCTCGATCGAGGCCTCTATCCTCTTCAACCAACTCATCTGAAAAGGGTTTTGGACTACGGGCGAGTTATCAGACAGAAGAATTCTCTACTGCGGGAAGGCCCTTCCGGCTATAATAACCGCAGCCGTGATTTGTTGGAGAGTTGGAACCTGCAGATAGCGGCCCTGGGAGCAAGAATCATCCAGTCACGACACGGATATATCGAGAAGATCCGGAGCAAATTACTCCTCCGCAACAACCGCTTCACCCCAGAAAACCTGACGCTGCACTACGTTGCCTCGTCCGAGGTGGATGCCGGCGCCAGCCTGGCAGAGATCCAAGAACAATTGACGGCAATGCTGACCTCGGGACGCGAAAGCGAATTTCGAGCTCGCAGGGCCCTGATCGGGCCTCACCGAGACCGCATTTCCATGGATGTGGATGGCAGGTGCATGCAACGCTTCGGGTCGGCAGGGCAGCAGAGGAGTTCCTTAATCGCATACCAGCTTGCCCAGATGGAGGTCCACTTTGACCTGCGTGGGGAGTATCCACTGTTTCTTATGGACGACCTGGATGCCGAGTTGGATGAACAGAGGATAGACCGGCTCCTGCAGGTCCTTGGGGCCAAGGCGCAGTTGTTCATCACTACCAACAAGCCGGATTTCATACGAGGCAGATCAGTTGAGTTCACTGGGGACAGGGGATCGAAAGTGTTCCACGTCGAGTCGGGGCGTTTTGCGGAAACGACCCCTGTCCACTAAACCCTTCCCGGGAAAAAGGCACGATCGATGAGTGACCTTGGCGAAGCGAATCCGAAGCCTGAGCCCAGCAGGGCGGCCGGCCTGACCGGGCGCAGGAAGTCGAACGGCGGAGAACTCGACTACGATGCTTCCAGCATCAAGGTGCTAGAGGGGCTGGAGGCCGTTCGAAAACGTCCGGCCATGTACATCGGTTCGACTCGCGAGGAAGGGTTGCACCACCTGGCTTACGAGGTGGTGGACAACTCCATCGACGAAGTGCTGGCGGGGTTCTGCGATCGGGTGGATGTGACCATTCACGTGGACAACTCCATCACGGTGGTGGATAACGGTCGGGGCATTCCGGTCGACTACCACGAGGGGGAGAAGAAGTCGGCGGCCGAAGTGGTAATGACGACCTTGCACTCCGGCGGCAAGTTCGACGACAACAGCTACAAGGTCTCCGGAGGCCTGCACGGAGTGGGGGTCTCCTGCGTGAATGCCCTGGCCGAGGAATTGGAACTGGAGATCTGGAGAGACTCCAGAGTCTACCAGCAGTCCTACCGCCGCGGGCGGCCGCTCGCCCCCCTGCAGGAAACCGGGAGGACCGATCGCCGCGGCACCAAGATCACCTTCAGGCCCGATTCCACCATCTTCGACACGCTGGACTTTCACTTCGACACCTTGTCTCAGCGCCTGCGTGAACTCTCCTTTCTGAACAAGGGCGTGGTGATCACCGTAACAGACGAACGAAGCGACAAGACCCACCAGTTCAAATACGCCGGTGGGATTTCCGAATTCGTCAAGCACCTGAACCGAAACAGGACGGTGTTGCATCGCCCGCCGATTCACTTCGAGGCCGAGCGGCAGACATCCAGCGGGGAGTTGATTCGATTGGAAGTGGCCATTCAGTATAACGACGGCTACGCTGAGAATGTCTTTTCCTTCGCCAACAACATCAACACCGTCGACGGAGGCACCCACCTCTCGGGTTTCCGGTCGGCGCTTACCCGTTCCATTAACAGCTACGGTCAGGCTACGGGCCTCTTCCGGGACCTCAAGGAAAACCTCAGCGGTGATGACGTCAGAGAAGGCCTGTCTGCCGTCATCAGCGTCAAATTGCCTCAGCCGCAGTTCGAGGGACAGACGAAGGGAAAGCTCAACAGCGACATCAAGGGGTTGGTGGAAGCCTTCATCAACGAGCACCTGGGGGACTTCCTGGAAAAAACACCCGCGGTGGCACGGAAGATCATCCTCAAGGCCGTGGAGGCGGCGCGCGCTCGCGAGGCCGCCCGCAAGGCCCGAGAGCTGACCCGGCGCAAGGGTGCCCTGGATTCCGCATCCCTGCCCGGGAAGCTGGCCGATTGCCAGGAGAAGGACCCGGCTCATTGCGAGATCTTTGTGGTGGAGGGCGATTCCGCCGGCGGTTCGGCCAAGCAGGGCCGGGATCGGAAGTTCCAGGCGATTCTGCCGCTGAAGGGGAAGATCCTCAACGTCGAAAAAGCCCGCTATGACAAGATGCTGGGACATGACGAGATCCGGGCGATGGTTACTGCGCTAGGCACCGGAATAGGTGCCGACGACTTTGACGCCGCCAAGCTTCGCTACCACAAGATCATCATCATGACCGACGCCGATGTGGACGGCTCCCACATCCGTACGCTGTTGCTGACCTTCTTCTTCCGTCAAATGGTGGGGTTGATCGAGAGAGGACATGTCTTTATTGCCCAGCCGCCTCTGTTCAAGGTCAAGAAGGGGCGAAAGGAATGGTACGTCCGGGACGAAAAGTCCATGACCAGGGAGCTCATGCGCAACGCCACCGAAGACCTGGTCGTCCGGGCCGGCAAGAGCGGACAAATTCTTCAGTCCCGCCGGTTGAACTCGTTCTTGGAGAAGCTGGTGGACTATCGGAAGTTCTTCGCCAAGCTCGAAAAGCGTCTGGGAGATCGAGCCCTGGTCGAGGTGCTGCTGCACGGCGGCCTTCACAACAGGAGGCAGCTCAGGGATGAGGCCTTTCTCACCGGTTTGCTGGAGCCGATCCGGGGTCTGGGGTATCACCCCGAGGTCGTTCGTGACCCGGAACACAGCCTCTTCAAGCTGGTCATCCCGGCCAGAACCGGCAACGGCGCCTCTGGCAGGGTGGTCGACCTCCAGTTTGTGACCCTGCCCGAATTCAGGAGTGCCGTGAGCCTCAAGCGCGGCTTCGGCGACTTGGATCAGCCTCCCTTCGCGATCGACGGCAAGAACGATTCCGTGGTGGAACTGGCCAGTCGAGACGAACTCCTGGACACAGTGATTGCACTGGGGAAAAAGGGATTTCAGATTCAGCGATACAAGGGACTGGGCGAGATGAATCCGGAGCAACTCTGGGAAACCACCATGGATCCGGAAGCACGCTCGCTGCTGCAGGTGCGGATTGAAGACGCGGTGGTAACCGATGAAGTCTTCACCATTCTCATGGGAGATGCCGTCGAACCGCGCCGCCGGTTTATCGAAGACAACGCCCTGGAGGTGAAGAACCTGGATGTGTAGTCCGCATGCCTCGCCAGACTGTCGGCGAAGGGCCGACTAGATCAAATTGACGCCATTCCGGCGTCCCCTCCCAACCGGGCAGAGTCAACCCGACAACCTCATGGAAAGCTCGATACCCCGCAATCAAGTACCGATCAACATCGAAGAGGAGATGAGGCGCTCCTACCTGGACTATTCCATGAGCGTGATCATCGGCCGTGCGCTGCCCGACGTTCGGGATGGGCTCAAGCCGGTCCATCGCAGGATCCTGCACGGGATGCGGGAGATGGGACTGACGCCCAACAAGCCCTACCGCAAGTGCGCCAAGATCGTCGGGGAGGTCATGGGCAACTTTCACCCTCATGGAGATAATGCCATCTATGACGCCCAGGTGCGGATGGCTCAGCACTTCGCCATGCGCTACCCGCTGGTGGACGGCCAGGGGAACTTCGGATCGGTGGACGGAGACCCTCCAGCGGCCATGCGCTACACCGAGGCCCGCCTGGCCAGCATTTCCCGGGAGATTCTGGCCGACATCGAAATGGACACGGTGGATTTCGTTCCCAACTACGATGAGAGCCAGCTCGAGCCCGCCTGTCTGCCTACCCGGATTCCCAACCTGCTTGTGAATGGTTCGGCCGGCATCGCGGTGGGGATGGCCACCAATATTCCCCCGCACAACCTGACCGAGGTGATCAACGCGGTGATTCGCCTGGTGGAGAAGCCCGACGCCACGCTGGAGGAACTGGCGAAGATCGTGCCGGGGCCGGACTTCCCCACCGGGGGGGTGATCTACGGTAGGGAAGGAATCGCCAAGGCCTACGCCACGGGGCGGGGCTCGATCGTCATCCGGGCCAAGGCCGCCATCGAGACACAGGCCCGTGGCGATCGTCCCATGATCGTGATCACCGAAATCCCGTTTCAGGTCAACAAGGCCAAGCTGATCGAAAAGATTGCGGATCTGGTCCAGACCAAGAGAATCGACGGCATCTCGGACCTGCGCGACGAATCGGACCGCGACGGCATGCGCATCGTGGTGGAGCTGCGGCGCGGCGAACAGCCGGAAGTCATCTTGAACAATCTCTACAAGCTCACGCCCATGCAAAGCAGCTTCGGCGTGATCATGCTGGCGATCGCCGACGGCCAACCGCGAGTCCTGACCCTGGTGGATGCCCTGCGGAGCTTTGTGAATCACCGCAGCGAGGTTATTCGGCGCCGTAGCCGCTTCCTGTTGAAAAAGGCTGAAGAAAGGGCCCACATCCTGGAGGGCCTCTTCAAGGCGCTGGACCATATCGACCGCGTGATCCGGATCATCCGCCGGTCCAGGTCTCCCCAGGAAGCCCGGGACCGCCTGATGGCGGAATTCGCGCTCTCCGCCGTCCAGGCGCGCCATATCCTGGATATGCAGTTGCGGGCCCTCACCGGCCTGGAGCGCGAGAAGCTGGATCAGGAGTATGCCGAGCTATCCAGGCAAATCGCCGAGCTCCGGGAGATCCTTTCCAGCGACGTCGCCCTGAAGAAGCTACTGGTGCAGGAACTCAAGGCGGTCCGCAAGCAGTACGGGGACGAGCGTCGCACGGCCATCGTGGACGAGGCCGCCGAGATTACGCTGGAGGACTTGATCGCCGTCGAGGACGTGGTGGTCACCGTGACCCATACGGGGTATCTGAAGCGAACCCCCATCAGCATCTATCGCATGCAACATCGCGGCGGCAAGGGGCGTATCGGGATGCGCACCCGGGACCAGGATTTTGTCGAGACCCTTTTTGTGGCTTCCACCCACAGCTATCTGCTCATCTTCACCAATCAGGGGAAGATCTATTGGCTCAAGGTCTACGAGATCCCGGATGTGGGCAGCAGTGGCAAGGGCAAGGCCATCGTCAACCTGGTCAATTTCTCGCGCGGTGAGAAGGTAGCTGCCATGCTGCCGGTCACGGAGTTTGCCCAGGACCAGTACGTGATGTTCGCCACTCGGCGGGGAACGGTGAAGAAGACCCGGCTGGATAAGTTCAGTCGCCCGATGGCCAGGGGAATCCATGCGATCTCCCTGGACGAGGGAGATGAGCTGATCGGCGCGGAATTGACCTCGGGAGAGGATCAGATTTTCCTGGGAACCCACAAGGGCAAGTGCATCCGCTTCAGCGAGTCGGATGTCAGACACATGGGTCGGCCGGCACGCGGTGTCAGGGGCATCAAATTGGCCCGCAGCGATTACCTGGTCGGCATGACGGTGGGCGGGGATGAAGGCTTGATCCTGTCGGTCACCGAGAACGGCTACGGCAAGCGCACTCCGATCGGTGCCTATCGCCAACAGTCGCGAGGCGGCCAGGGCGTCATCAACATGAAGACCACCGATCGCAACGGGAAGGTGATGGCGATCATGAAGGTGAACAAGAGCTCGGGAATCATCCTCATCACCACCCAGGGGAAACTGATCCGCCTGAAAGCCGCAGCCATCAGAGCCGTGGGCAGAAGCACCCAGGGTGTGCTGTTGATGGATCTCGGCGAAGGCGATCAGGTGGCGGCGGCCTGCCTGATCACCCACCAGTCGGAGCAATTGCTGGATGGTCAATCCACCGTCGTACATTGACCGATCCGCCGCCCACCCGCATCCAACCGACCATCAAGCGGTTTCCACCCGTTCTTTCCTTCGATTCCACTTCAGGTACTTCCTCCGCCGGAAGGACTGTACCCCCATAGCCGTGACCACGGTGCCGTAGTAGCCCAGCATGACGTCGCACTTCAACTGCTCCCCCAGGCGAATGGCATTCTGCAGATTCTGATGATGCAGCCGGATGTCCTCGCCTCCCGTCCTTCGGTAGACCTTGGACCAGGTCTCCTGAGCCCTCAACTCTCCCGGCTGAACCCGGTCTTCCAGGCTGACCGATTGAGGAGTGATCACGAAGCCGTCCCGGGTAAAGCGGAGGGTGGCCTTGTGGCCGCGGATCACGTGGGCCACCTTGAAATTATTGGCCATGGAGGAGATCAGGGCTACCGTGGGGCCTCCGGGGTAGTCGCAGAGCATGTTGAAGGTGTCCGGGATCTGGGCGACGCTTTGGGTGAACTGCCAGGTCCCGCCGCTGGCAACCACCCGATCCGGGAAAGTCAACCCGGCGGCCTTGATGATTCGGGTCACGCGGTGGACAAAGAGGTCGGTTGCGACACCGCCGGAATAGTCCCAGTAGCGTCTCCACTGGAAGAAACGGCGCGGATCCCAGGGGCGCTTGGGCGCCGGACCCAGCCATGCCTTCCAGTCCAGGTTGGTCCGTGGATTGGCGTCCGGGTCGATGTCGTAGGCCCAGAAGTCGTCGGTGTAGTTTCGAGAGTAGTCGATCTGAGCCAGGACCAGTTTCCCCAGGACCCCCTCACGGATATAGCGGCCGGCAACCTCGTAGGATTCGTCCGACATGCCCTGCACCCCCACCTGCAGTTTCAGCTTGGAGCGCCGGACCCGTCGCACCACCTCCTTGGCCTGCCGGATGGTTTGGGTCATGGGCTTCTCCAGATAGATGTGCTTGCCGGCATCCAGGGCGTCCAGAGTCATACGGTGGTGCCAGTGCTCGGGCGTGGCAATCAAGACGTAGTCCAGCTCCTTTTGGGACAATAGGGTCCGGTAGTCGGAGTAGGCGGTGCCACCCGTCAGGGCGGCGGCGGCATCCAGGCGTTTGCGGAAGACGTCGCAAACTGCCGCCACTTTGATGTTGGCGCTGTCCTGCATGCCCAGCAGGGCTCTCATGTGGGAGTTGCCCATGCCGCCGCAACCGATGACCCCGACCAGAAGGCGCTCATTGGCCCCCGGGACGGCCAGGTAGCTGCGGGCGTTCCAGGCCGGGGCCAGGGCGGCGCCCATCCCCAGCCGTCTGAGAAAACCGCGGCGATCCACTCCTGGGTCCTTCATGATGATCTCCCTTCTTGGCTGATCCCTATATGGTTGGCCGGCCGCTGTTCCGGCGATTCAAGCCGTCGGCCGGGTGGCGGCGCCGGAAGGCCGCAGCAGGCGTTCCAGGTTGCCGGAAAAAATGAGCCGTCTCTCGCGGGACGAGACCCCCAATCGATCCAGCGCCGCCCGCTGAGCCAGCAAGATGTCTTTTCTCCATCCCCGGGGAAACACGGTAGAGTCGCTTCCAAACAGCAGGCGTTCGGGCCCGAAGGCGTTCTCCTCCAGCA
This genomic window from Acidobacteriota bacterium contains:
- the yidD gene encoding membrane protein insertion efficiency factor YidD; its protein translation is MELLKRGVLSIICCYKQFVSPLLPPACRFWPSCSEYSYQAISRYGLLRGTLLAMRRIARCHPLHRGGYDPLE
- the rpmH gene encoding 50S ribosomal protein L34 codes for the protein MRPTFRPNNRKRAKTHGFRARMRTRSGRLIIKRRRAKGRKRLTP
- the dnaA gene encoding chromosomal replication initiator protein DnaA, with the translated sequence MNAWQQILKCVENKLNRQTYTTWFKPTQFQSLQADNTLHVTVPNLTFESWIVEHFSEILDDAVRESHFEDLKIRFHAKIADHPEPAQKNIPYQRELDFTADENLLNPKYTFDRFVVASCNQFAHAAALAVAEAPSRIYNPLFIYGGAGLGKTHLMQAVGHKVRSISKAARLSYVSSEKFTNEVVNAIRYDKTLALREKYRNVDVLLVDDIHFISGKQATQQEFFHTFNTLYDAQKQIVLSSDLLPKEIPDIQNRLTSRLEWGLIADIQMPDLETKVAILKKKAEFENCELPDNVAFFIASKIESNIRELEGSLNRLIAFCSLTGEPISLGMAQRVLKNTLKTRERNVSIERIQKVVADYFSVKVSALKARSNSKAITQPRQIGMYLCRNLTSASLPEVGRAFGGKHHTTVMHSIRKVETKRSNEKDFNNLIDMFLESLE
- the dnaN gene encoding DNA polymerase III subunit beta, which produces MEFTVRKFDILQEVGLTQGAVEKKTTIPILANLLLDAGSGEINLAATNLDLGIKSSCVAKVEEPGAVTTPAKNFLDILRSLPDEEVRIKKLENNWLRIECSSASFKLVGLPTDNFPTLPAFETALVEISARDLLGLINKTIFSVAEEEVRFALNGALLLVKPLSLTMVATDGHRLAHVERPAKFENLSTEISALIPKKALAELQRLLSEAGEKDTVSFGQDETHLFFQMGKRLLVSRMVTGQFPNYEAVLPKENHRSVVLDREELATAIRRVSLLADNKSHTVQIVLDNNKLEIRSSNSELGEARDELDTDYSAGKIDIGFNCQYLLDFLAATEDSSVSFDFKDDESAGQLRPASAEDYRYRYVVMPMRV
- the recF gene encoding DNA replication and repair protein RecF (All proteins in this family for which functions are known are DNA-binding proteins that assist the filamentation of RecA onto DNA for the initiation of recombination or recombinational repair.); its protein translation is MILSQLSVRFFRNFTECRLGFSKGANWILGSNGHGKTNLLEAIHVLALSRSFRTHQSSDLIQWESGQSYLGGEVRSRDSDYWLSVEQKPLSRRYCVNRSRVDLLEYVGRLSVVVFSTAQVEQFKSGDASRRRLLDRGLYPLQPTHLKRVLDYGRVIRQKNSLLREGPSGYNNRSRDLLESWNLQIAALGARIIQSRHGYIEKIRSKLLLRNNRFTPENLTLHYVASSEVDAGASLAEIQEQLTAMLTSGRESEFRARRALIGPHRDRISMDVDGRCMQRFGSAGQQRSSLIAYQLAQMEVHFDLRGEYPLFLMDDLDAELDEQRIDRLLQVLGAKAQLFITTNKPDFIRGRSVEFTGDRGSKVFHVESGRFAETTPVH
- the gyrB gene encoding DNA topoisomerase (ATP-hydrolyzing) subunit B, giving the protein MSDLGEANPKPEPSRAAGLTGRRKSNGGELDYDASSIKVLEGLEAVRKRPAMYIGSTREEGLHHLAYEVVDNSIDEVLAGFCDRVDVTIHVDNSITVVDNGRGIPVDYHEGEKKSAAEVVMTTLHSGGKFDDNSYKVSGGLHGVGVSCVNALAEELELEIWRDSRVYQQSYRRGRPLAPLQETGRTDRRGTKITFRPDSTIFDTLDFHFDTLSQRLRELSFLNKGVVITVTDERSDKTHQFKYAGGISEFVKHLNRNRTVLHRPPIHFEAERQTSSGELIRLEVAIQYNDGYAENVFSFANNINTVDGGTHLSGFRSALTRSINSYGQATGLFRDLKENLSGDDVREGLSAVISVKLPQPQFEGQTKGKLNSDIKGLVEAFINEHLGDFLEKTPAVARKIILKAVEAARAREAARKARELTRRKGALDSASLPGKLADCQEKDPAHCEIFVVEGDSAGGSAKQGRDRKFQAILPLKGKILNVEKARYDKMLGHDEIRAMVTALGTGIGADDFDAAKLRYHKIIIMTDADVDGSHIRTLLLTFFFRQMVGLIERGHVFIAQPPLFKVKKGRKEWYVRDEKSMTRELMRNATEDLVVRAGKSGQILQSRRLNSFLEKLVDYRKFFAKLEKRLGDRALVEVLLHGGLHNRRQLRDEAFLTGLLEPIRGLGYHPEVVRDPEHSLFKLVIPARTGNGASGRVVDLQFVTLPEFRSAVSLKRGFGDLDQPPFAIDGKNDSVVELASRDELLDTVIALGKKGFQIQRYKGLGEMNPEQLWETTMDPEARSLLQVRIEDAVVTDEVFTILMGDAVEPRRRFIEDNALEVKNLDV
- the gyrA gene encoding DNA gyrase subunit A; translated protein: MESSIPRNQVPINIEEEMRRSYLDYSMSVIIGRALPDVRDGLKPVHRRILHGMREMGLTPNKPYRKCAKIVGEVMGNFHPHGDNAIYDAQVRMAQHFAMRYPLVDGQGNFGSVDGDPPAAMRYTEARLASISREILADIEMDTVDFVPNYDESQLEPACLPTRIPNLLVNGSAGIAVGMATNIPPHNLTEVINAVIRLVEKPDATLEELAKIVPGPDFPTGGVIYGREGIAKAYATGRGSIVIRAKAAIETQARGDRPMIVITEIPFQVNKAKLIEKIADLVQTKRIDGISDLRDESDRDGMRIVVELRRGEQPEVILNNLYKLTPMQSSFGVIMLAIADGQPRVLTLVDALRSFVNHRSEVIRRRSRFLLKKAEERAHILEGLFKALDHIDRVIRIIRRSRSPQEARDRLMAEFALSAVQARHILDMQLRALTGLEREKLDQEYAELSRQIAELREILSSDVALKKLLVQELKAVRKQYGDERRTAIVDEAAEITLEDLIAVEDVVVTVTHTGYLKRTPISIYRMQHRGGKGRIGMRTRDQDFVETLFVASTHSYLLIFTNQGKIYWLKVYEIPDVGSSGKGKAIVNLVNFSRGEKVAAMLPVTEFAQDQYVMFATRRGTVKKTRLDKFSRPMARGIHAISLDEGDELIGAELTSGEDQIFLGTHKGKCIRFSESDVRHMGRPARGVRGIKLARSDYLVGMTVGGDEGLILSVTENGYGKRTPIGAYRQQSRGGQGVINMKTTDRNGKVMAIMKVNKSSGIILITTQGKLIRLKAAAIRAVGRSTQGVLLMDLGEGDQVAAACLITHQSEQLLDGQSTVVH